The following proteins are encoded in a genomic region of Planococcus lenghuensis:
- a CDS encoding methylmalonyl-CoA mutase family protein, which translates to MSIERMKQQQFTDVTYGEWKQHAEAVLKGKPFDSLQTRTAEDVELQPLYTKETAEALGDALERQVRAMRLSKTARDFLIAQEANGQPAVNAEKLLKKIRDSLDRGNEMIVYTHAEGLDWTADNLDEFRELLARYPFYLKTRGDGKFVRQLLDEMTTEQAENVSGVILSDKPIEAPRGVRNKCADTVPVHLAGGSAVQEIAVALSLLAEKADADNFEESAASLWVRFAVNTDFFSEIAKLRAFRTVWAAFCSAYGSAVPSIPVFTETSLRSYSKADPYVNLLRAGNSAFSAVLGGSDAHTVLPHDILTGSTPASLRVARNVQLIIREETHTRHVQDAAAGSFFIEQLTHDYAEAAWAHFLKIEEAGGYSEVIRSGWLADELQAKWQEREHRAAIRKEVLVGTNKYADPEERMQEVDLESKAEIMTAKRLAQPFEQVRERLSRTSLKTAILHLGPLKEVKVKSDFVKGVLAVGGLIPEDSPENTDGPAASAFIRKHGIQYAVLVGSEEEIERAVLHLASAGAVLDVAGRYGAGQLAQWRGQGISGSVFTGQNILEKLEQLAAIGQGGEQNDET; encoded by the coding sequence GTGTCAATTGAAAGGATGAAACAGCAGCAATTCACTGATGTCACTTATGGTGAATGGAAGCAGCATGCAGAAGCTGTCCTGAAAGGGAAACCGTTTGACAGCCTGCAGACCCGGACGGCAGAAGATGTTGAACTGCAACCGCTTTATACTAAGGAAACAGCTGAAGCGCTAGGGGATGCGCTCGAACGCCAAGTGCGGGCGATGCGGCTCTCGAAAACGGCTCGGGATTTTCTGATTGCCCAGGAAGCGAACGGACAGCCGGCGGTAAATGCGGAAAAGCTCCTGAAGAAAATCCGCGACAGCCTGGACAGAGGCAATGAAATGATCGTTTATACGCACGCGGAAGGGCTTGATTGGACCGCGGATAATCTTGACGAGTTCCGGGAGCTGCTTGCCCGTTACCCGTTTTATTTGAAAACAAGAGGAGACGGCAAGTTCGTCCGTCAGCTGCTGGATGAAATGACAACTGAGCAGGCTGAAAATGTATCCGGTGTCATTTTATCGGATAAACCGATTGAAGCGCCCCGCGGTGTGCGGAACAAATGTGCGGATACGGTTCCGGTTCATCTGGCCGGAGGATCGGCAGTGCAGGAAATTGCCGTTGCGCTGAGTTTGCTGGCTGAAAAAGCAGACGCAGACAACTTTGAAGAAAGTGCTGCCAGTCTCTGGGTGCGTTTTGCTGTAAATACTGATTTCTTCTCTGAGATTGCAAAACTTCGGGCATTCCGCACTGTATGGGCGGCATTTTGTTCAGCCTACGGTTCGGCAGTTCCATCCATACCGGTGTTTACGGAAACTTCCCTCCGCTCGTATTCAAAAGCGGATCCTTACGTCAATCTGCTCAGAGCCGGCAATTCCGCGTTCTCTGCAGTGCTGGGCGGGAGTGATGCACACACCGTCCTGCCGCACGACATTTTAACAGGTTCCACACCGGCCAGCTTGCGGGTCGCCCGCAATGTGCAGCTGATCATCCGGGAAGAGACGCATACCCGGCATGTACAGGACGCTGCAGCCGGTTCGTTCTTCATTGAACAACTGACTCATGACTATGCCGAAGCCGCGTGGGCGCATTTTCTGAAGATCGAAGAAGCCGGCGGGTACTCGGAAGTGATCCGGAGCGGCTGGCTGGCAGATGAACTCCAGGCGAAATGGCAGGAACGGGAACACCGGGCAGCCATCAGAAAAGAAGTGCTGGTCGGCACTAATAAGTACGCAGACCCGGAAGAGCGGATGCAGGAAGTGGATTTGGAATCGAAAGCGGAAATCATGACTGCCAAACGGCTTGCACAACCATTCGAACAAGTCCGGGAACGGCTCAGCCGGACCTCGCTTAAAACGGCGATCCTGCACCTTGGCCCATTGAAGGAAGTTAAAGTGAAATCGGATTTCGTGAAAGGTGTGCTGGCAGTCGGCGGCCTGATTCCGGAAGACAGTCCGGAAAACACAGATGGCCCGGCAGCTTCTGCGTTTATCCGGAAGCACGGAATTCAATATGCAGTTCTCGTCGGCAGCGAAGAAGAAATTGAACGCGCGGTCCTGCACTTGGCGTCAGCCGGGGCTGTTCTTGATGTGGCGGGCCGGTACGGGGCGGGTCAACTGGCGCAATGGAGAGGCCAGGGGATCAGTGGTTCTGTATTTACAGGGCAGAACATACTGGAAAAACTGGAACAGCTGGCAGCAATCGGACAGGGAGGCGAGCAGAATGACGAAACCTGA
- the scpA gene encoding methylmalonyl-CoA mutase, with the protein MTKPDFSKVDINAITVPEPEQQETEPFQTNEGIPVKSFYSKEDGEGMTAGMPGSPPNVRGPYPTMYVTRPWTVRQYAGFSTAEESNAFYRRNLAMGQKGLSVAFDLATHRGYDSDHPRVKGDVGKAGVAIDSVEDMKILFDGIPLDQMSVSMTMNGAVIPILAFYIVAAEEQGVPPEKLTGTIQNDILKEYMVRNTYIYPPDMSMRIIADIFDFTSRNMPKFNSISISGYHMQEAGATADIELAYTLADGLEYVRTGLQAGIGIDSFAPRLSFFWAIGMNYFMEIAKMRAARAIWAKMMASFDPQNPKSLALRTHSQTSGWSLTEQDPFNNVTRTLIEANAAAMGHTQSLHTNALDEAIALPTDFSARIARNTQLFLQEETKMTNVIDPWGGSYYVEALTAQLTEKAWELIEEVENLGGMAKAIETGLPKMRIEEAAARRQAQIDSGKETIIGVNRYRLDEEDPIDILNIDNPAVRKKQIERIEQVRSSRNESDVQAALRQLTETSRGTEDNLLAAAVEAARHRATLGEISDAIEAASGRHKAVIRSISGVYSANFSNQEEIGTVKEMAEEFLENEGRRPRILIAKMGQDGHDRGAKVISTAFADLGFDVDIGPLFQTPAETAQQAAENDVHVIGVSSLAAGHKTLVPELRDELNAIGRSDILIVVGGVIPAQDYHFLRENGASAIFGPGTVIPVAAQKVIEEIYSRLGYEEVQG; encoded by the coding sequence ATGACGAAACCTGATTTTTCTAAAGTGGATATTAATGCGATAACGGTTCCGGAACCTGAACAGCAGGAGACAGAACCGTTCCAGACCAATGAAGGCATCCCGGTGAAATCCTTTTACTCAAAAGAAGATGGGGAAGGAATGACTGCCGGCATGCCCGGCAGCCCGCCGAATGTCCGAGGGCCGTATCCGACGATGTATGTAACCCGTCCATGGACGGTTCGTCAGTACGCCGGTTTTTCAACAGCCGAGGAATCGAATGCGTTTTACCGGCGAAACCTCGCAATGGGGCAGAAAGGACTGTCCGTGGCATTCGATTTGGCGACGCACCGCGGATATGATTCCGACCACCCCCGAGTGAAAGGAGATGTCGGGAAAGCGGGCGTTGCCATCGATTCCGTCGAGGATATGAAAATCTTATTCGACGGCATCCCGCTTGACCAAATGTCAGTGTCGATGACGATGAACGGTGCGGTCATTCCGATCCTCGCTTTTTATATCGTGGCGGCGGAAGAGCAGGGCGTGCCGCCGGAAAAACTGACCGGCACGATTCAAAATGACATTTTAAAAGAATATATGGTGCGCAATACCTATATTTATCCGCCGGACATGTCAATGCGGATCATCGCAGATATTTTCGATTTTACTTCCCGTAATATGCCGAAATTCAATTCCATCTCCATCTCGGGCTATCATATGCAGGAAGCGGGGGCGACAGCCGACATCGAATTGGCGTATACGCTGGCGGATGGACTCGAATACGTCCGGACCGGACTTCAGGCCGGCATCGGCATTGATTCGTTTGCCCCGCGGCTGTCATTTTTCTGGGCGATCGGCATGAATTATTTCATGGAAATCGCCAAAATGCGGGCAGCCCGGGCTATATGGGCGAAAATGATGGCCTCGTTCGATCCGCAGAATCCGAAGTCCCTGGCGCTCCGTACCCATTCGCAAACATCCGGCTGGAGTTTGACGGAACAGGATCCATTCAATAACGTGACCCGGACACTGATCGAAGCGAATGCGGCGGCCATGGGGCATACGCAATCGCTCCACACCAATGCGCTGGACGAAGCGATTGCTTTGCCGACGGATTTTTCGGCCCGGATCGCCCGGAATACGCAATTATTCCTCCAGGAAGAGACCAAAATGACGAACGTGATCGATCCATGGGGCGGCTCGTACTACGTTGAAGCCCTGACAGCCCAGCTGACAGAAAAAGCATGGGAACTCATCGAGGAAGTGGAGAATCTCGGCGGCATGGCCAAAGCGATTGAAACCGGTCTTCCGAAGATGCGCATTGAGGAAGCCGCAGCCAGACGGCAGGCCCAGATTGATTCGGGCAAAGAAACGATTATCGGCGTCAATCGCTACCGGCTTGATGAGGAAGACCCGATTGATATTCTGAACATCGATAACCCGGCCGTCCGCAAAAAGCAGATTGAGCGAATCGAGCAGGTCCGCAGCAGCCGCAATGAATCCGATGTCCAGGCAGCATTGCGTCAGCTGACGGAAACGTCGAGGGGAACAGAAGACAATTTGCTTGCGGCTGCCGTAGAAGCGGCCCGGCACCGGGCGACGCTCGGTGAAATATCCGATGCCATCGAAGCGGCATCCGGCCGGCATAAAGCAGTAATCCGTTCGATAAGCGGTGTGTACAGCGCCAATTTCTCCAATCAGGAAGAGATCGGGACAGTAAAAGAAATGGCGGAAGAATTCCTGGAGAACGAAGGGCGGCGGCCACGTATCCTGATTGCCAAAATGGGACAGGATGGCCATGACCGCGGCGCGAAAGTGATTTCGACCGCGTTTGCGGACCTCGGGTTTGATGTGGATATCGGACCGCTGTTCCAGACGCCCGCGGAAACGGCCCAGCAGGCAGCAGAGAATGACGTGCATGTCATTGGCGTCAGTTCCCTCGCTGCAGGTCATAAAACACTCGTCCCGGAACTTCGGGATGAACTGAATGCTATCGGCCGCAGCGATATCCTGATTGTGGTCGGCGGCGTCATCCCGGCTCAGGATTATCACTTCCTGCGCGAAAACGGGGCGAGTGCTATTTTCGGCCCGGGCACGGTTATACCGGTGGCTGCTCAAAAAGTGATTGAAGAGATCTATTCGCGGCTCGGTTACGAGGAAGTGCAGGGCTGA
- the meaB gene encoding methylmalonyl Co-A mutase-associated GTPase MeaB, whose protein sequence is MQEQNGSRRVMDGVREAHDGMNSRPRRRFRKRAESPLSPDALAREIEAGSRQHLSKAITLIESADPDHQRNGQELLNRLLPKTGNSIRIGITGVPGAGKSTFIETFGTMLTERGHRVAVLAIDPSSTVTGGSILGDKTRMEQLARNPRAFIRPSPTAGTLGGVHKKTRETMLLCEAAGYDVILVETVGVGQSETIVRGMVDLYLLLVLTGAGDELQGMKKGIMELADAIVVHKADGPNEKLAKKTVSEYKQMLKFLQPATPGWVTSAISASSVTGNGIEDIWNLVQRFKETGTASGSFEERRRSQTKDWFHAMIQDELFRRFYAEDRRKSQVKSLEAAILNDELTVSQAIRDLFD, encoded by the coding sequence ATGCAGGAGCAAAACGGTTCACGACGCGTCATGGATGGTGTACGGGAAGCACATGATGGCATGAATTCCCGGCCGCGGCGGCGTTTTCGGAAACGCGCGGAATCTCCTTTATCACCGGATGCGCTTGCCCGGGAAATTGAAGCGGGCTCCAGGCAGCATTTAAGCAAAGCGATTACACTCATTGAAAGCGCGGATCCCGATCATCAGCGGAACGGCCAGGAGCTCCTGAACCGGCTGCTGCCAAAAACCGGCAACAGCATCCGGATCGGTATCACCGGTGTACCTGGGGCTGGCAAGAGCACTTTCATCGAGACATTCGGCACCATGCTGACGGAGCGGGGCCACCGGGTAGCTGTTCTCGCTATTGATCCGAGCTCTACCGTGACGGGCGGCAGCATACTGGGGGATAAAACCCGGATGGAGCAGCTCGCCCGCAATCCGCGCGCATTTATCCGTCCGTCTCCGACTGCCGGCACACTCGGCGGTGTTCACAAAAAAACCCGGGAAACGATGCTCTTGTGTGAAGCGGCAGGTTATGATGTCATATTAGTGGAAACGGTCGGCGTCGGGCAGAGCGAAACGATTGTGCGCGGCATGGTCGATTTGTATCTGCTGCTTGTTCTGACAGGTGCAGGGGATGAACTGCAGGGAATGAAAAAAGGGATCATGGAACTGGCGGATGCCATTGTCGTGCATAAAGCGGATGGACCGAATGAAAAACTGGCAAAGAAAACCGTCTCTGAATACAAACAGATGCTGAAATTTCTGCAGCCGGCGACGCCTGGATGGGTGACGTCGGCAATCAGCGCATCTTCTGTAACGGGAAATGGAATCGAGGATATCTGGAATCTTGTCCAGCGATTCAAAGAGACCGGCACAGCATCGGGAAGTTTCGAAGAGCGGCGTAGAAGCCAAACGAAAGACTGGTTCCATGCGATGATCCAAGATGAACTGTTTCGGCGATTTTATGCCGAAGACCGGCGGAAATCGCAAGTGAAGTCGCTCGAAGCGGCCATTTTGAATGATGAACTGACGGTGTCCCAGGCCATCCGTGATCTTTTCGATTAG
- a CDS encoding BrxA/BrxB family bacilliredoxin: MNMDFDLLMNDIVRQARQELVTGGYEELRTPEEVEQAFAEKGTSLVMINSVCGCAGGIARPAALHSLHYDKRPDHLYTVFAGQDKEATAQARALFGEDHLPSSPSFALLKDGQVVAEVGRHEIEGHDPMSVITHLQALMEEHCEEV; encoded by the coding sequence ATGAACATGGATTTCGATCTGTTGATGAATGATATAGTCAGACAAGCCCGTCAGGAATTGGTGACTGGTGGATACGAAGAACTGCGGACGCCGGAAGAAGTCGAGCAGGCATTTGCTGAAAAAGGAACAAGCCTTGTCATGATAAACTCGGTATGCGGCTGTGCCGGCGGGATTGCACGTCCGGCAGCGCTTCATTCGCTTCATTATGATAAGCGTCCGGATCATCTGTATACAGTGTTTGCGGGACAGGATAAAGAAGCGACAGCACAGGCACGCGCTTTGTTCGGCGAAGACCATTTGCCGTCATCCCCGTCTTTTGCACTTCTGAAAGATGGCCAGGTCGTCGCGGAAGTCGGACGGCATGAAATCGAAGGCCACGACCCGATGTCGGTTATTACACATCTGCAGGCATTGATGGAAGAGCATTGCGAAGAAGTATGA
- a CDS encoding aromatic acid exporter family protein, producing MKLKPFSIGYRTLKTAVGAPVAIYIALLLDLEYYVSAGILAILCIQPTKRRSVRAVFSRFAASLIAILYAFLFFEAFAYEPFVLGLILVLFIPVLVSLGLTDGFISSTVILLHILNFGSLTWSFFGNELLLMIIGFGTALLVNLYMPSIDRKLEQYRIRLEDYYSTIFREVATYLHKGESMWDGRELTEVEQLLSKAKALAYQDVENHLARKENRYYMYFDMRERQFEIIERVLPAITTLPVIVGQSHLIAEFMEDISEHVHSGNTAGDYLEKLNRVKKEFAEMPLPKNHETFIAMAGLYRFIGEMEEYLEIKQSYKGFEPKKSMPLANAATS from the coding sequence ATGAAGCTGAAACCTTTTTCGATCGGCTACCGGACCTTAAAAACGGCAGTCGGGGCGCCGGTCGCCATCTATATTGCATTGCTGCTGGATCTTGAATATTATGTCTCCGCCGGCATCCTGGCGATCTTGTGCATCCAGCCGACGAAACGGCGATCAGTGCGTGCCGTTTTCTCCCGCTTTGCAGCTTCACTCATTGCGATTCTGTATGCGTTCTTGTTTTTCGAAGCCTTCGCCTACGAGCCATTCGTGCTCGGTCTCATACTGGTGTTGTTCATTCCTGTCCTTGTCTCGCTTGGACTGACGGATGGCTTCATATCCAGCACGGTCATTTTGCTGCATATTCTCAATTTCGGCAGTCTGACGTGGAGTTTTTTCGGCAATGAACTGCTTTTAATGATCATCGGTTTCGGCACAGCGCTTCTCGTTAATCTTTATATGCCAAGCATTGATAGAAAACTAGAGCAGTACCGGATTCGGCTGGAAGATTATTATTCCACCATTTTCCGGGAAGTGGCGACTTATCTCCATAAAGGGGAATCGATGTGGGATGGCCGGGAGCTTACGGAAGTGGAACAACTGCTGTCGAAAGCAAAAGCGTTGGCTTACCAGGATGTTGAAAATCATTTGGCGCGGAAAGAAAACCGTTACTATATGTATTTTGATATGCGTGAACGGCAATTTGAAATCATTGAACGGGTACTGCCGGCAATCACGACGCTGCCGGTCATCGTCGGCCAGTCGCATCTCATTGCGGAATTCATGGAAGACATTTCAGAACATGTGCATTCCGGCAATACGGCCGGCGATTACCTTGAAAAACTGAACCGGGTCAAGAAGGAATTTGCTGAAATGCCGCTCCCGAAAAATCACGAAACTTTTATCGCAATGGCGGGACTGTACCGATTCATCGGTGAAATGGAAGAATATTTAGAGATCAAACAATCATATAAAGGGTTTGAACCGAAAAAATCCATGCCTCTTGCCAATGCGGCAACCTCCTGA
- a CDS encoding MASE3 domain-containing protein, giving the protein MLSQVYRRSSFRTGAIIALLVVLFVLTFFFPPLFESFFSLVKDSFISIHLLFEITAIFTSFSIALYGWVSTRHMEQEIPPLLPAFFLAVAVFDLFHAFTFMGMPEFFGEVNNHNSTWFWTVARLTEAVVFLASASLLSRKQQKPSHNLFLLAAAYTVFVSYVIFSESFFLPQLLGENGPNQLKVLLETIVAVLHLTAIFVLFRQVRHEKRNVPGEFFIASVAIIFASIFFMSYSTTTDFFSLSGHIFKAIGYVAIMRVVYLRNIEEPFLKIKLLHDRNRSILNTVDIGMIETDAHGVIRFLNIPAKLALQTSDQQGLGKSVYTFNAAGENVHDFTTMKRTNGEQFPAEVERFPLMEKGRVTGYVYTMRDLTDAIRQEEMEKEQQQLEFELKTAAAVQNSLLQSNTHNQHDHIGVISIPYRQLNGDFYDINVTRNYTLFSVADVSGKGIPAAIQMSMITYAMEQSNPMIEEPHEVLGSLNHFVSRYTADTNFITMFICFFNELTGELAYSSGGHEPALVYRAATGEIEELQTKGAGLGFIETPTYETRFTRLFDGDFVVLYTDGISEDRGREEIDSPDVLKAGMLQVDRSLPARIVAENLLDYVQANKIAPATDDQTIAVLKKMENRRAAGKESQV; this is encoded by the coding sequence ATGCTATCACAAGTCTACAGACGCTCATCTTTCCGCACGGGTGCCATCATAGCGCTGCTTGTTGTGCTCTTTGTGCTGACTTTTTTCTTTCCGCCTTTATTTGAATCTTTTTTTTCATTGGTGAAAGACAGTTTCATCTCCATTCACTTGCTGTTTGAAATAACCGCCATTTTCACCTCTTTCAGTATCGCCTTATATGGCTGGGTCTCGACCCGGCATATGGAGCAGGAAATCCCGCCGCTTTTGCCGGCATTCTTTTTAGCAGTCGCTGTTTTTGATTTATTCCACGCGTTTACGTTTATGGGAATGCCCGAATTTTTCGGTGAAGTCAATAACCATAATTCCACGTGGTTCTGGACAGTGGCCCGCCTGACGGAAGCGGTTGTTTTCCTGGCAAGTGCTTCCCTGCTCAGCCGGAAACAACAAAAACCGAGCCATAACTTGTTTTTATTGGCGGCCGCTTACACTGTTTTTGTTTCATATGTGATTTTTTCAGAATCTTTTTTCCTTCCGCAGCTTCTTGGCGAAAATGGACCAAATCAATTGAAAGTGCTGTTGGAAACCATAGTTGCCGTTTTGCACCTGACAGCGATTTTCGTCCTGTTCCGGCAGGTGCGCCATGAAAAGCGGAATGTTCCGGGCGAATTTTTCATCGCTTCCGTTGCAATTATTTTCGCTTCCATCTTTTTTATGAGTTACAGTACGACCACGGATTTCTTCAGCTTGTCCGGCCATATTTTTAAAGCGATCGGTTATGTAGCCATCATGCGGGTCGTGTACTTGCGGAATATCGAAGAACCTTTCCTGAAAATCAAATTGCTGCATGACCGCAACCGCAGCATTTTGAATACGGTGGATATCGGCATGATCGAGACTGACGCCCATGGGGTGATCCGTTTTCTCAATATCCCGGCAAAGCTTGCCCTTCAGACATCCGATCAGCAGGGGCTCGGCAAGTCTGTGTATACATTTAACGCAGCCGGCGAAAACGTCCATGATTTCACGACGATGAAACGCACAAACGGGGAGCAGTTCCCCGCAGAAGTGGAACGGTTCCCGCTTATGGAAAAAGGGCGCGTCACCGGTTATGTATACACCATGCGGGATTTGACGGATGCTATCCGGCAGGAGGAAATGGAAAAAGAACAGCAGCAGCTGGAATTTGAACTGAAAACTGCTGCCGCCGTCCAGAATTCCCTCCTGCAGTCCAATACGCACAATCAGCATGACCATATCGGCGTCATCAGCATCCCGTACCGGCAGCTGAACGGTGATTTCTATGATATCAATGTCACCCGCAATTACACGCTGTTTTCCGTGGCGGATGTCAGCGGCAAAGGGATACCGGCTGCCATTCAGATGTCCATGATTACATACGCCATGGAACAGAGCAACCCGATGATCGAAGAGCCGCATGAAGTGCTCGGCTCGCTTAATCATTTCGTCAGCCGCTATACAGCTGATACCAATTTCATCACGATGTTCATCTGTTTCTTCAATGAACTTACCGGCGAGCTTGCCTATAGTTCAGGCGGCCATGAACCGGCGCTTGTATACCGGGCGGCTACCGGGGAAATTGAAGAGCTGCAGACAAAAGGAGCAGGTCTCGGATTCATAGAAACACCAACGTATGAAACAAGATTCACCCGCCTCTTTGATGGTGATTTTGTCGTGCTGTATACAGATGGCATTTCAGAAGACCGGGGACGTGAAGAAATCGATTCACCTGATGTACTGAAAGCAGGAATGCTCCAAGTGGACCGGAGCCTGCCCGCCCGGATCGTTGCTGAAAATTTGCTGGATTATGTACAGGCCAATAAAATTGCACCTGCTACGGATGATCAGACAATTGCTGTGCTTAAAAAGATGGAAAACCGCCGGGCTGCCGGGAAAGAATCTCAGGTGTAA
- the prli42 gene encoding stressosome-associated protein Prli42 has translation MRNKNFRTFIIYMMIGIMVLSSLLFGISFIL, from the coding sequence ATGCGAAACAAAAATTTCCGTACATTCATCATTTATATGATGATCGGTATCATGGTTCTCTCGAGCTTGCTGTTCGGGATCAGTTTCATCCTGTAA
- the mce gene encoding methylmalonyl-CoA epimerase, with the protein MERVDHIGIAVKNLDEAVSYYTDTFGCPLLKIEEVESEQVRVAFIDAGNVKLELLEPMSETSAIYKFIEKKGEGVHHIAFGVNDIDSRMEELRGNGVQLLNEVPKKGAGGALVAFLHPKSSKGVLYELCEKSGEKEKR; encoded by the coding sequence ATGGAACGTGTTGATCATATCGGCATTGCTGTAAAAAACCTGGACGAAGCAGTTTCCTATTATACGGATACGTTCGGCTGTCCGCTGCTGAAGATTGAAGAAGTGGAATCCGAGCAAGTGCGGGTAGCCTTCATCGATGCAGGCAATGTTAAACTTGAACTGCTGGAACCCATGAGTGAAACAAGTGCGATTTACAAATTCATTGAGAAAAAAGGGGAAGGTGTGCATCATATCGCCTTCGGGGTCAATGATATTGACAGCCGGATGGAAGAATTGCGCGGCAACGGGGTTCAGCTATTGAATGAGGTGCCGAAAAAAGGGGCAGGCGGTGCGCTTGTTGCATTTCTTCACCCGAAATCCTCAAAAGGCGTCCTTTACGAATTATGTGAAAAAAGCGGCGAAAAGGAGAAACGGTAA
- a CDS encoding acyl-CoA carboxylase subunit beta, with the protein MDIYEKINELYDRKTKIELGGGSDRIDKQHEKGKLTARERIDLLVDEGSFVELSPFVEHRTTDFGMGEGPGEGVVTGYGKVDGRPIYLFSQDFTVFGGALGEMHAQKIANVMDLAAKNGAPFIGLNDSGGARIQEGVLSLDGYGHIFYRNAIYSGVMPQISVIMGPCAGGAVYSPAITDFVFMVDKTSQMFITGPKVIETVTGEKISSEDLGGSKVHNAISGNAHFRAETEEEALEQVRQLISYLPQNNEEKPPRLDGGQTDDYRPDLADLVPYEATRPYDVRNVIREVADADSFMEVQKEFARNIVVGFARIKGETVGLVCNQPKVMAGGLDIDSSDKAARFIRFCDSFNVPIITFEDVTGFFPGIKQEHGGIIRHGAKILYAYSEATVPKMTVITRKAYGGAYVALNSKSIGADLVFAWPNAEIAVMGPNGAANIIFARDIQKSDNPEETRAQKIEEYREKFANPYVAASRGMVDDVIDPRDTRIKLIQGLEMMRNKKESRPFKKHGNIPL; encoded by the coding sequence ATGGACATTTACGAAAAGATCAATGAATTGTATGACCGTAAAACGAAAATCGAACTCGGCGGCGGCAGCGACCGGATTGACAAACAGCATGAAAAAGGCAAACTGACAGCCCGGGAACGGATCGATTTACTGGTGGATGAAGGATCATTTGTCGAACTCAGTCCATTCGTCGAGCACCGGACGACAGACTTCGGAATGGGCGAAGGACCGGGTGAAGGTGTCGTGACCGGTTACGGGAAGGTGGATGGCCGGCCCATCTATTTGTTCTCACAGGACTTTACCGTATTCGGCGGTGCGCTTGGTGAAATGCATGCGCAAAAAATTGCCAATGTCATGGATCTGGCTGCGAAAAATGGCGCTCCGTTCATCGGCTTGAATGACTCGGGCGGCGCCCGTATCCAGGAAGGCGTCCTGTCACTTGATGGCTATGGCCACATTTTTTACCGCAATGCGATTTATTCCGGTGTCATGCCGCAAATTTCGGTTATTATGGGGCCGTGTGCGGGCGGAGCGGTGTATTCACCGGCCATCACGGATTTCGTGTTCATGGTCGATAAAACGAGCCAGATGTTCATCACCGGTCCGAAAGTGATTGAAACGGTCACAGGCGAGAAGATTTCATCCGAAGATCTGGGTGGTTCCAAAGTACATAACGCCATCAGTGGCAATGCGCATTTCCGGGCGGAAACAGAAGAAGAAGCTTTGGAGCAGGTGCGGCAGCTAATCAGCTACTTGCCACAGAACAATGAAGAAAAACCGCCGCGGCTCGACGGCGGACAGACCGATGATTACCGGCCGGATCTAGCGGATCTCGTGCCATATGAAGCGACGCGACCGTATGATGTGCGCAACGTGATCCGGGAAGTGGCCGATGCCGATTCCTTCATGGAAGTGCAGAAGGAATTTGCCCGCAATATTGTTGTCGGTTTCGCCCGCATCAAAGGTGAAACGGTCGGATTGGTGTGCAACCAGCCAAAAGTGATGGCCGGCGGTCTGGATATTGATTCATCGGATAAGGCGGCCCGCTTCATCCGCTTCTGTGATTCATTCAATGTGCCGATTATCACATTTGAAGATGTCACCGGTTTTTTCCCGGGCATCAAGCAGGAACATGGCGGCATTATCCGCCACGGCGCAAAAATCCTGTACGCGTATTCGGAAGCGACGGTTCCGAAGATGACGGTGATCACGCGCAAAGCCTATGGTGGTGCGTATGTCGCACTGAACTCGAAATCAATCGGGGCGGATCTCGTGTTCGCTTGGCCGAATGCGGAAATCGCCGTCATGGGGCCGAACGGGGCGGCGAATATCATTTTTGCCCGGGATATCCAAAAAAGCGATAACCCGGAAGAAACCCGGGCCCAGAAAATCGAAGAGTATCGGGAGAAGTTCGCCAATCCCTATGTCGCAGCATCCCGAGGCATGGTGGATGATGTCATCGATCCGCGCGACACCCGGATCAAACTGATCCAGGGGCTGGAGATGATGCGCAATAAAAAAGAGAGCCGGCCATTCAAAAAACACGGCAATATTCCATTATAA